The following proteins are co-located in the Motilibacter rhizosphaerae genome:
- the rsfS gene encoding ribosome silencing factor, whose product MAASPRAVELARAAAVAASDKLGEEIVAVDVSEQLVITDAFVLVSGTNDRQVKALVDAVEEALLGLQAKPARREGEREGRWVLLDYLDIIVHVQHQEERAFYALERLWRDCPSIPLPEEVTRGRSGVGSA is encoded by the coding sequence ATGGCTGCCAGTCCCCGAGCGGTCGAGCTCGCCCGCGCCGCTGCCGTCGCCGCGTCGGACAAGCTCGGCGAGGAGATCGTCGCCGTCGACGTGAGCGAGCAGCTCGTCATCACCGACGCGTTCGTCCTGGTCTCCGGGACCAACGACCGCCAGGTGAAGGCGCTCGTCGACGCGGTGGAGGAGGCACTGCTCGGGCTCCAGGCCAAGCCGGCGCGCCGCGAGGGCGAGCGCGAGGGCCGGTGGGTGCTGCTGGACTACCTCGACATCATCGTGCACGTGCAGCACCAGGAGGAGCGCGCCTTCTACGCGCTCGAGCGCCTGTGGCGCGACTGCCCCTCGATCCCGCTGCCGGAGGAGGTCACCCGCGGTCGTTCGGGCGTGGGCTCGGCGTGA
- a CDS encoding MBL fold metallo-hydrolase — MTSSLTFVGNATTLLERDGFRVLTDPNFLRRGQRAYLGLGLSSKRLQDPALSPDQLPPLDAVALSHLHGDHYDRVARRGLDPSVPVLTTPSGATRLRTRRVEARGLTTWESWETGKDGATLRVTALPGRHAPGLAQLAIPRVMGTLMEFERPGQRPYRVYQSGDTLVRDDLREIVRRYPEIDLALVHLGGTRILGLTLTMDGRMGADLLELLELGRRGTTVVPVHYEEYPVFRSPLSEFREELDRRGLQVDVRWVGRGETLAL; from the coding sequence GTGACGTCCTCGCTGACCTTCGTGGGCAACGCGACCACCCTGCTCGAGCGGGACGGCTTCCGCGTGCTCACCGACCCGAACTTCCTGCGCCGCGGGCAGCGCGCGTACCTCGGCCTCGGGCTGTCGTCGAAGCGCCTGCAGGACCCGGCCCTCTCCCCCGACCAGCTGCCGCCGCTGGACGCCGTCGCCCTGTCCCACCTCCACGGCGACCACTACGACCGGGTCGCCCGCCGCGGGCTCGACCCGTCCGTGCCCGTGCTCACCACGCCGTCGGGGGCCACGCGGCTGCGGACGCGCCGGGTCGAGGCGCGGGGGCTGACGACGTGGGAGTCGTGGGAGACGGGCAAGGACGGCGCGACGCTGCGGGTCACCGCGCTGCCCGGGCGCCACGCCCCCGGCCTCGCCCAGCTCGCGATCCCCCGCGTCATGGGCACGCTGATGGAGTTCGAGCGGCCGGGCCAGCGGCCGTACCGCGTCTACCAGTCGGGCGACACGCTCGTGCGCGACGACCTGCGCGAGATCGTCCGGCGCTACCCCGAGATCGACCTCGCGCTCGTGCACCTCGGCGGCACCCGCATCCTCGGCCTGACGCTGACGATGGACGGCCGGATGGGCGCCGACCTGCTCGAGCTGCTCGAGCTCGGGCGCCGGGGCACGACGGTGGTGCCGGTGCACTACGAGGAGTACCCGGTGTTCCGCTCGCCGCTGTCGGAGTTCCGCGAGGAGCTCGACCGCCGCGGGCTGCAGGTGGAC
- a CDS encoding EAL and HDOD domain-containing protein, whose protein sequence is MPAVHVGRQPVYDRSMDVVGYELLFRAQTTSTSAERSDDFATTRVIVNTFMEFGLERLVGRRLAFVNLTRPFVVGELPVPFTPEKAVLELLETIPADAEVVEGARRLREQGYSIALDDWSVQQEHRMALLDVADIVKVDVKDAAPEELERRVHALRSSHDVTLVAERVETATDMDLCHRLGFDWFQGYFLLRPDVVSARTVSPAHLACLRLLGRLADPEVDLGEIEEVVRADLGLNYRILRAANAASSGTIRRIESIRDALVLLGMATLRSWMLLMVLSDASDPDSEQLSAAMTRARTCELVARHTGDVRPESAFMVGLLSSLDQLLGLSMPLVVDRLPLAEDLQAALLRREGRLGEILSTVAGLEDLDDAAVAAGLDALPISADELVRSYLGAVSWTAMTTDDALGATRSAPAGARA, encoded by the coding sequence ATGCCAGCTGTGCACGTGGGGCGCCAGCCGGTCTACGACCGCTCGATGGACGTCGTGGGCTACGAGCTGCTCTTCCGCGCCCAGACGACCTCGACCTCGGCCGAGCGCAGCGACGACTTCGCCACCACCCGCGTCATCGTCAACACCTTCATGGAGTTCGGGCTCGAGCGCCTCGTCGGCCGCCGGCTCGCCTTCGTCAACCTCACCCGCCCGTTCGTCGTCGGCGAGCTGCCGGTGCCGTTCACGCCCGAGAAGGCCGTCCTCGAGCTGCTCGAGACCATCCCCGCGGACGCCGAGGTGGTCGAGGGGGCCCGCCGCCTGCGCGAGCAGGGCTACTCGATCGCGCTCGACGACTGGTCGGTCCAGCAGGAGCACCGCATGGCGCTGCTCGACGTCGCCGACATCGTCAAGGTCGACGTCAAGGACGCCGCGCCCGAGGAGCTCGAGCGCCGGGTGCACGCGCTGCGCTCCTCGCACGACGTCACGCTGGTCGCCGAGCGCGTCGAGACGGCGACGGACATGGACCTCTGCCACCGACTGGGCTTCGACTGGTTCCAGGGCTACTTCCTGCTGCGCCCGGACGTCGTCTCGGCGCGGACGGTGTCGCCGGCGCACCTCGCCTGCCTGCGCCTGCTCGGGCGGCTCGCGGACCCCGAGGTGGACCTCGGCGAGATCGAGGAGGTCGTGCGCGCCGACCTGGGGCTGAACTACCGGATCCTGCGCGCGGCCAACGCCGCCTCCTCCGGCACCATCCGCCGGATCGAGTCGATCCGCGACGCGCTGGTCCTGCTCGGCATGGCGACGCTGCGCTCGTGGATGCTGCTCATGGTGCTGTCGGACGCCTCCGACCCGGACAGCGAGCAGCTCAGCGCCGCGATGACGCGGGCCCGGACCTGCGAGCTCGTCGCCCGGCACACCGGCGACGTCCGCCCGGAGTCCGCCTTCATGGTCGGGCTGCTCTCGAGCCTGGACCAGCTGCTCGGCCTCAGCATGCCGCTGGTCGTCGACCGGCTGCCCCTCGCCGAGGACCTGCAGGCCGCGCTGCTGCGCCGCGAGGGCCGGCTCGGCGAGATCCTCTCCACCGTCGCCGGGCTCGAGGACCTCGACGACGCGGCCGTGGCCGCCGGGCTCGACGCGCTGCCGATCAGCGCCGACGAGCTGGTCCGGTCCTACCTCGGGGCCGTCTCGTGGACGGCGATGACGACCGACGACGCCCTCGGGGCGACGCGCTCCGCACCGGCGGGCGCCCGCGCCTGA
- the nadD gene encoding nicotinate-nucleotide adenylyltransferase, producing MQRIGVMGGTFDPVHHGHLVAASEVAWRYDLDEVVFVPTGQPWQKSERTVTPAEHRYLMTVVATASNPRFTVSRVDIDRPGPTYTVDTLNDLAAERGPDVELLFITGADALAQILTWKDAEEMFSLARFVGVTRPGHALSVEGLPTDRVSLLEVPALSISSTDCRDRVERGEPVWYLVPDGVVQYIAKHRLYAPPPATELRPARDGSAELRPA from the coding sequence GTGCAGCGGATCGGCGTCATGGGCGGCACGTTCGACCCGGTGCACCACGGCCACCTCGTGGCGGCCAGCGAGGTCGCCTGGCGCTACGACCTCGACGAGGTGGTCTTCGTCCCCACCGGCCAGCCGTGGCAGAAGTCGGAGCGCACCGTCACCCCGGCCGAGCACCGCTACCTCATGACGGTGGTGGCGACCGCCTCCAACCCCCGCTTCACGGTCAGCCGGGTCGACATCGACCGGCCCGGCCCGACGTACACCGTCGACACGCTCAACGACCTCGCCGCCGAGCGCGGGCCCGACGTCGAGCTGCTCTTCATCACCGGCGCCGACGCGCTCGCCCAGATCCTCACCTGGAAGGACGCGGAGGAGATGTTCTCCCTCGCGCGCTTCGTCGGCGTGACCCGGCCGGGGCACGCGCTCTCGGTCGAGGGGCTGCCCACCGACCGCGTCAGCCTGCTCGAGGTCCCGGCGCTGTCGATCTCGTCGACCGACTGCCGTGACCGGGTCGAGCGCGGGGAGCCGGTGTGGTACCTCGTGCCCGACGGCGTGGTGCAGTACATCGCCAAGCACCGCCTGTACGCCCCGCCGCCCGCCACGGAGCTCCGCCCCGCCCGTGACGGCTCCGCGGAGCTCCGCCCAGCGTGA
- a CDS encoding histidine phosphatase family protein: MSVAARSSTVPRPVSRRVVLWRHGRTAWNAAMRFQGQTDIPLDEVGVQQARAAAARLASLQPDLLVSSDLLRTRDTAAELARLTGLEVRLDPGLRETFAGTWQGRTSAEIAADDGDAYAAWVAGEPDVRPGGGETRWEVAERTCAAVHRALEGTPAGGTLVVVTHGGAARTALAMLLGLPPEHWGVLGGLSNCCWSVLHEDARRAPGAWRLEEHNAGSLPEPVLTEEG; encoded by the coding sequence GTGAGCGTCGCCGCCCGCAGCTCGACCGTCCCGCGGCCGGTGAGCCGCCGCGTCGTGCTCTGGCGGCACGGGCGCACCGCCTGGAACGCCGCGATGCGCTTCCAGGGCCAGACCGACATCCCGCTCGACGAGGTGGGCGTGCAGCAGGCGCGCGCCGCCGCCGCCCGGCTCGCGTCGCTGCAGCCCGACCTGCTGGTCTCGTCCGACCTGCTGCGCACGCGCGACACCGCCGCCGAGCTCGCCCGCCTCACCGGGCTCGAGGTGCGGCTCGACCCGGGGCTGCGCGAGACCTTCGCGGGGACCTGGCAGGGCCGGACGAGCGCCGAGATCGCAGCCGACGACGGGGACGCGTACGCCGCCTGGGTCGCGGGAGAGCCCGACGTGCGCCCGGGCGGGGGAGAGACGCGCTGGGAGGTCGCCGAGCGGACCTGCGCCGCGGTCCACCGCGCGCTCGAGGGCACGCCCGCGGGCGGCACCCTCGTCGTCGTCACCCACGGTGGGGCGGCGCGCACCGCGCTGGCCATGCTGCTCGGCCTCCCCCCGGAGCACTGGGGCGTGCTCGGCGGCCTCTCCAACTGCTGCTGGTCGGTGCTGCACGAGGACGCCCGCCGCGCGCCCGGGGCCTGGCGCCTCGAGGAGCACAACGCCGGCTCGCTGCCCGAGCCGGTGCTCACCGAGGAGGGGTAG